A region from the Aphis gossypii isolate Hap1 chromosome 1, ASM2018417v2, whole genome shotgun sequence genome encodes:
- the LOC114127977 gene encoding protein mini spindles-like isoform X3 has protein sequence MTAPEEDNSYSKLPIEELCVHKLWKARISGYEEAIKLFGQLDEKDHEWNKFTEIVKKFVIDSNAIAQEKGLEATLAFVEKCATAGRAAGDVMTGLITKCYGAPKLKTKDIAIQITLMFIEIEKQDVVIEELVKGLDHKFPKIVSTCIKAATQAIKQYGSKVINIKPLLKKLQLILEDRDKSVRDEAKLLTIEIYSWIGPTPVKACLSNLKPLQIQELENEFEKVSGDKPQPTRFLRSQQMQAAKIVEEEAANEDEDTYEVDDVEETIEPVNILCQLNKDFYEKLEAKKWQERKEAIDMLEGILSKALKIESGDYGDLVRALKKIITKDSNVVIVGIAAKCMALLANGLKKQFETYASACMPSLLEKFKEKKQNIVLPLRDAVDAIYLSMTLESIHEDILAAIDNKNPSVKAESISFLTRCFTKCTPTILNKKLLKIFITALIKTLNESDPIVRDNSAEALGTAWKVVSEKNIVSFLTNVDAIKLSKIKEAADKAIIIAKESTSVKESFSKSNCVSTNNVEKKAIGTTNKSNTLKKNAAATNMKIAKSGKAKNPPGVCKTLSSNGHLPIDSEKEISDDELENLALTFLSPEILSGMVDSNWKTRLSKVQEFSQIIDELETSTISSQVLIKLLVKKPGIKDNNVQIQKLRLECLKKVIEKFSITSSNMEYCVQDVSSLLGDTKNGNLASELLTVIADATRLDLVSNIVLKYAFSVQKNPKVQIDALNWLSGAILEFGFDCISPKYVIEYVKKGIIASNPQVRVAVISLLGVMYLYVGPQLCLFFENEKPTLLQQIKAEFEKRQDEVPPKPIRGKIVKGSTESSSDDEMPDNEVNVRDFVPRVDITPLITDTLINEFSDRDWKVRSNALIKLKNIVTEAKFITNKLGEVREALQDRISDSNARLCANAINLVELIAIAMGSSFKVYIKGYLPGILNALGDSKVFKYQSARQCMNTIGDVCGYREFFGSDILLDAFKNNSVTLRSELWTWLAEKLPIISTKTIPADELKCLLPVLYSSFEDKSASIRSASEKAVLGFMMHLGYASMYGACEKLKPMSVKLCREKLDNERPNLPIEKPKVVKSCASTNTLVKSKGSKKPVPKSVAKANKENIISRAHVTTGKKKEEVDNKSLFQHNNLKHQRDIDEHKLKALKWNFITPREEFVEQLREQMLTAGINKVLITNMFHSDFRYHLKAIESLSEDVNTADDNYLPLISNLDLILKWITLRFFDTNPSVLLKGLEYLQHIFNILISKKYVLHDTEASSFVPYLIKKLGDSKDIVRNTVRAILKQIAFVYPNSKIFQYIMEGIKSKNSRQRLECLEHLTSMVEDYGTSIFQPNIPVACKEIAKSIGDRDNSVRTAALNCFVAAFFLHGEAIYNFVGHISEKDMGLLRERLKRASKNRVVPVATIQPTMKVVIPPVQHVSDTENDNIDGTSDYEENNAVLNNSQESNHERNRQRNDKNSPTNSENSFSCTSEILPSSVEYSPTSEIEFRTSNNDITHETRVTRTRFALDEKFLQELDSEVIETPQLVLKPYNWTFDDNEINFGKILQDKSQCLFPDGFSSSKPCSSVNPYSTATVIKSKNPLASSDPIMQLINQVTSMDLEVSKVALTKLDKMLIIPNTRSKLLKDGKVLSLFHGIIRQLDVLSEHTNIIEYKQIFHLCLNLCKYEEFMLILTEQIVHDLLLKLLHLLSMKELENRPDTKMYWRCVNSLIMKILDQCAHTTVICAILTILHDTVKNPQNSTAHFKDLVMKCVWKCTKDFERWDDDLCYELVLERLHKFLEEIDLRYWKKQSCDIPMRTCKTVLYTMVKVRSDKVLKSLANLKLPKDSIIVDYVLKTLRHLNNTSERNNSKYSTPHDELDDIFKLIGQHEMMDQAVQQLYKFKIKYPDIDIEPHISKTTKYFQDCIHRRLSAIENNLKDGVDVNFKSTMSQKSESAATSEAEGFMKRLQTLKMKASVACRVLGGKLISWHCFQANGPVLSIPLTLKTHGVWMLLVSLFLYILFVTISYNYYN, from the exons ATGACTGCTCCAGAAGAAGATAATTCATATTCAAAGTTGCCTATTGAGGAACTATGCGtacataaa ttatggaAAGCCAGAATAAGTGGTTATGAAGAAGCTATTAAATTGTTTGGACAATTGGATGAAAAAGATCACGAATGGAACAAATTTACCGAAATTGTTAAGAAGTTTGTTATTGACAGCAATGCAATTGCACAAGAAAAAGGTCTTGAAGCCACATTGGCATTTGTGGAAAAATGTGCTACTGCTGGGCG GGCGGCTGGAGATGTCATGACTGGATTGATAACAAAATGTTATGGTgcaccaaaattaaaaactaaagatATAGctatacaaataacattgaTGTTTATTGAGATTGAGAAACAAGATGTAGTAATAGAAGAACTAGTTAAAGGACTAGACCATAAATTTCCTAAAATTGTTTCAACTTGTATTAAAGCTGCCACTCAAGCCATTAA ACAATATGGatcaaaagttataaatatcaaaccaTTACTGAAAAAATTACAGTTAATACTTGAAGACAGAGATAAAAGTGTTAGAGATGAAGCAAAATTGttaacaattgaaatttattcttGGATTGGGCCTACACCGGTTAAAGCTTGTTTATCAAATCTAAAGCCTTTACAA attCAAGAATTGGAGaatgaatttgaaaaagtaaGCGGTGATAAGCCACAGCCGACACGGTTCTTACGTTCACAACAAATGCAAGCTGCTAAAATAGTTGAAGAGGAGGCTGCTAATGaag ATGAAGATACTTATGAAGTTGATGATGTAGAAGAAACTATTGAACCAGTAAATATACTTTGCCAgcttaataaagatttttatgaaaagCTTGAAGCAAAAAAATGGCAAGAACGCAAAGAAGCAATAGATATGCTAGAAGGAATATTATCCAAAGCTCTAAAAATAGAAAGTGGGGATTATGGAGATTTAGTGAGAGCTTTAAAGAAA ataattacaAAAGATTCAAATGTTGTAATAGTTGGAATTGCTGCCAAATGTATGGCTTTGTTAGCTAatggattaaaaaaacaatttgaaacttATGCTTCTGCTTGTATGCCATCATTGTTAGAGAaatttaaggaaaaaaaacaaaatattgtactgCCACTAAGAGATGCTGTGGATGCAATATATTTAAGC ATGACACTTGAATCTATTCATGAAGATATTTTAGCAGCAATAGACAATAAAAATCCATCAGTAAAGGCTgaatcaatttcatttttaactcgATGTTTCACAAAATGTACACCtaccattttaaataaaaaattattgaaaatttttattacagcattaattaaaacattgaatgaatcag atCCAATTGTTCGAGATAATTCTGCTGAAGCTCTTGGTACTGCGTGGAAAGTtgtatcagaaaaaaatattgtttctttCTTGACCAATGTAGATGCTATAAAACTTTCCAAA ataaaagaaGCAGCAGACAAGGCTATTATTATAGCAAAGGAATCGACTTCCGTTAAAGAATCCTTTTCAAAATCTAATTGTGTTTCAACCAataatgtagaaaaaaaagcaATTGGGACaactaataaaagtaatactttaaaaaaaaatgctgcagctacaaatatgaaaattgCAAAAAGTGGTAAAGCCAAAAACCCTCCTG GTGTTTGTAAAACATTATCATCTAATGGTCATCTTCCAATTGATAGTGAAAAAGAAATCAGCGATGATGAGTTGGAAAACTTAGCTTTAACATTCTTGTCTCCTGAGATTTTAAGTGGTATGGTTGATTCAAATTGGAAAACTCGTTTGTCTAAGGTTCAAGAATTTTCTCAA ATAATTGACGAATTAGAGACATCAACAATTAGCAgtcaagtattaataaaattgttggttAAGAAACCAGGTATTAAGgacaataatgtacaaattCAAAAGTTGAGACttgaatgtttgaaaaaagttattgaaaaGTTTTCTATAACTAG tagTAATATGGAATATTGCGTACAAGATGTTTCTTCACTATTGGGTGATACCAAAAATGGTAACTTAGCTAGTGAATTATTGACGGTTATTGCTGATGCAACTAGACTGGATTTGGtttctaatattgtattaaaatatgcattttctgttcaaaaaaatccaaaagttCAGATTGATGCCCTCAACTGGCTTTCAGGTGCAATCTTAGAGTTTGGATTTGA cTGCATTTCACCTAAATATGTAATAGAGTATGTAAAAAAAGGCATTATAGCTTCTAATCCTCAAGTAAGGGTGGCTGTTATTTCTCTTTTGGGTGTTATGTATCTATATGTGGGACCTCAactatgtttgttttttgaaaatgaaaagcCCACTTTATTGCAACAAATAAAAGCAGAATTTGAAaag CGACAAGATGAAGTTCCTCCAAAACCAATACGTGGAAAAATAGTTAAAGGATCTACTGAATCATCAAGTGATGATGAAATGCCTGATAATGAAGTTAACGTACGAGATTTTGTTCCTAGAGTAGACATAACACCTCTAATAACTGATACTCTGATAAATGAATTTTCAGATAGAGATTGGAAA gtTCGTTCTAATGCTTTAATCAAATTGAAGAACATAGTTACTGAAGCTAAattcataactaataaattggGTGAAGTAAGGGAAGCTTTGCaagatag GATAAGTGATTCAAATGCTCGTCTTTGTGCTAATGCCATTAATTTAGTGGAATTAATAGCTATAGCCATGGGATCatcttttaaagtatatataaaaggtTATTTACCTGGCATATTAAATGCACTAGGTGATTCAAAG GTATTCAAATATCAAAGTGCTCGTCAATGTATGAATACTATTGGAGATGTATGTGGTTATCGAGAATTTTTTGGAAGTGATATACTCTTGGAtgcctttaaaaataattcagtaaCACTACGATCAGAACTATGGACTTGGCTTGCAGAAAAATTGCCTATTA ttTCTACAAAGACAATTCCAGCTGATGAGTTGAAATGTTTACTTCCAGTTTTGTACTCAAGTTTTGAAGATAAGAGTGCTAGTATTCGTAGTGCATCTGAAAAGGCTGTTCTAGGGTTTATGATGCATTTAGGTTATGCTTCTATGTATGGTGCTTGTGAAAAATtaaag CCTATGTCAGTCAAGTTGTGCAGAGAGAAATTGGACAATGAAAGACCAAATTTACCTATTGAAAAGCCTAAAGTTGTAAAATCTTGTGCTTCTACAAATACTTTGGTTAAATCAAAAGGTTCAAAAAAACCTGTACCTAAATCTGTAGCTAAAGCAAATAAG gaaaatataatttcccgTGCACATGTGACAACTGGAAAAAAGAAAGAAGAAGTAGATAATAAATCCTTGTTTCAACATAACAACTTAAAACATCAACGTGATATTGatgaacataaattaaaa gcTTTAAAATGGAATTTTATTACTCCACGAGAAGAATTTGTTGAACAACTTCGAGAACAAATGTTAACGGCAGGTATTAACAAGgtgttaattacaaatatgtttCATTCAGATTTTAGATATCATCTCAAAGCAATTGAGTCTCTTTCAgag gATGTTAATACAGCTGATGATAACTATTTACCATTAATTAGTAATCTTGACTTAATATTGAAATGGATAACCTTAAGGTTCTTTGATACTAATCCATCTGTACTTTTAAAAGGTCTTGAATATTTACaacacatatttaatattcttatatccaaaaaatatgttcttcATGATACTGAAGCATCTAGTTTTGtgccatatttaataaaaaaa ttgGGTGATTCAAAAGACATTGTAAGAAATACTGTCCGagctatattaaaacaaattgcaTTTGTATAtccaaattcaaaaatattccaatatattatggaaggaataaaatcaaaaaactcAAGACAGCGTTTGG AATGTTTGGAACATCTAACATCTATGGTAGAAGATTATGGTACTTCAATTTTTCAACCTAATATTCCAGTGGCTTGCAAAGAAATTGCTAAAAGCATTGGAGATAGGGATAATTCTGTCCGTACTGCAGCTCTCAATTGTTTTGTTGCTGCATTCTTTTTGCATGGAGAAgctatttacaattttgttggtcat ATTTCCGAAAAAGATATGGGTCTTTTGAGGGAACGATTAAAAAGAGCTTCAAAGAATCGAGTCGTACCTGTTGCCACCATTCAGCCAACTATGAAAGTTGTTATACCTCCTGTTCAACATGTATCTGACacagaaaatgataatattgatgGTACCTCAGACTACGAAGAAAATAATGCTGTACTTAATAATTCACAAGAATCCAATCACGAACGAAATCGTCAAAGAAATGATAAGAATTCACCTACTAATTCTGAAAATTCTTTTTCATGCACATCAGAGATTCTTCCTTCTTCTGTAGAATATTCTCCCACATCAGAAATAGAATTCAg aaCATCTAACAATGATATCACTCATGAAACTAGGGTTACCCGAACTCGTTTTGCTTTAGACGAAAAATTTCTCCAGGAATTGGATTCAGAAGTGATTGAAACACCacaattagtattaaaacCATATAACTGGACTTTTGATGACAATGAAATTAactttggaaaaatattacaagatAAATCTCA ATGTCTATTTCCTGATGGGTTTTCATCGTCAAAACCATGTTCAAGTGTGAATCCATATAGTACTGCAACTGttataaaatccaaaaatcCACTAGCCTCAAGTGATCCTATTAtgcaattaataaatcaagtgACATCAATGGATTTAGAAGTATCAAAAGTTGCGTTAACAAAGCtcgataaaatgttaataatacctaat ACAAGATCAAAGCTTTTAAAAGATGGAAAAGTTTTGTCACTATTTCATGGCATCATTAGACAGTTAGATGTATTATCTGAACATACTAACATTATCGAATATAAGCagatatttcatttatgtttGAAT ttgTGTAAATACGAAGAATTCATGTTAATATTAACTGAACAAATTGTACatgatttactattaaaactattgcATCTTCTATCTATGAAGGAACTAGAGAATAGGCCagatactaaaatgtattggCGATGTGTGAACAgtcttattatgaaaattcttGATCAGTGTGCTCATACAACAGTCATATG TGCTATTTTGACCATACTTCATGATACGGTCAAAAATCCTCAAAACTCAACAGCTCATTTTAAAGATTTGGTAATGAAATGTGTATGGAAATGTACAAAAGATTTTGAAAGGTGGGATGATGACTTATGTTATGAGCTAGTGCTTGAACGTTTACACAAATTCTTAGaa gaaATTGATTTAAGATATTGGAAAAAACAATCATGTGATATTCCAATGAGAACAtgtaaaactgttttatatacaatggTGAAAGTACGCAGCGATAAAGTATTGAAGAGTTTGGCCAATTTAAAATTGCCTAAAGATTCTATAATAGTTGATTACGTACTCAAGACATTAAgg catttgaataatacatcagaaagaaataatagtaaatacagtACACCACATGATGAACTAGACGATATATTCAAACTGATAGGGCAACACGAAATGATGGACCAA GCCGTACAACAGttatacaaattcaaaataaagtatCCAGATATAGACATTGAGCCACATATTTCTAAgacgacaaaatattttcaagattGTATTCACCGTCGACTATCAGCaatcgaaaataatttaaaagatg GAGTCGATGTCAATTTTAAGTCAACAATGTCACAAAAATCAGAGTCTGCAGCTACTAGTGAAGCCGAAGGTTTCATGAAACGATtgcaaactttaaaaatgaaagCATCAGTAGCCTGTCGTGTATTGGGCGGAAaac ttattagttggCATTGTTTTCAAGCAAATGGTCCAGTATTGTCGATTCCTTTAACACTGAAAACCCATGGAGTATGGATGCTATtagttagtttatttttgtatattcttTTTGTCACcatttcatacaattattataattga